In the genome of Anabaena cylindrica PCC 7122, the window CCGCTTTAGAAGAATTGGTAATGGCACTGCACGTCCGCCGGCAATATTTTAACCCCTTCTTTGGTAGACCTGCTGATTCTCAAGAATCATTAACTAATATTGACACCAAACAAATTTACAAAACTTCACGTCTTGTTTCCAACTTGACAGGAATGTTGGTGCAACCAAATAAAGCCATAGTTGGTGCAAATGCCTTTGCACACGAGTCTGGTATTCACCAAGATGGGGTGTTGAAAAATAAACTCACCTATGAGATTATGGATGCCCAATTGATTGGTTTAACAGACAATCAAATCGTCTTGGGTAAACATTCCGGTAGAAATGCCTTTGGGACTCGCTTGAAAGAATTGGGTTTTGAACTGTCAGAAACCGAATTAAATAAAGCCTTTGTGCGATTCAAAGAATTAGGAGATAAAAAGAAAGAAATCTCAGATTGGGATTTGGAAGCGATCGTTAACGACGAAATCCAACAAGCACCCGAACTATTCCGAGTCGAGTTAGTACAGGTTTCCTGCGGTAGCAACGCCAAACCTACCGCCACAGTCACACTCCGCACCCCCGACGGCGAAGAATTAACAGATGCTGCCATAGGTACAGGCCCAGTAGATGCAGTTTATAAAGCCATCAATCGGGTAGTAAATGTACCAAATGAATTGATTGAATTCTCTGTGCAATCTGTCACAGGCGGAATAGATGCCCTTGGAGAAGTAACCATCCGCTTGAAATATGAATCGCGTGTATTTTCAGGTCATGCAGCCAACACCGATATCATCGTTGCATCGGCTCAAGCCTACGTAAATGCACTAAATAGGCTGTACGGGGCTTTACAACAAAATCCCAAAGAAGAAGTAACAGCATAACAGTAGGGTGGGTTAGAAGGGGTAAGTTATCAATCCTGTACTAACCCACCTTTATCAATTCCAGCGCCTGAGTTAAAATTTCTTGTTTAACAACCATAGCTGCTAATTCTTCAGTTTCATAACGTCCTTCAAAAGCTTCTAGCGCCGCTCTTTTTAGTGCTACTTGATATCCTTGTTGGAAAATTTCCATTAATTCTGTTTGATTCAAGTAAACACCACCAGATTTGCGGCGCTTGTTAATTTTATTGATTTCCCGTACTGCATTTTCAATAGATATTTCCCAAGAACGGGTAGAACGTTTTTCAGCTTTTTGTTTGATTAAATGGATGAGTAGAATTACGCCATAACTATCAATTTTATTGATTTTATCACTTAGGCTCATTTCTTCCAATTCATCCACCAATAGTAAAGCTTCAGAAATTTTACCCTGTTCTAGGAGTTGTCTCAGTTCTAGTATTTCTTCCATGTTATTTGTGGAAATTTTGATTAGCAATTAATATTTATTATATTTTGAATTTATCATTAAACGTACTTTATGAAACTATATTTCTGAGGAATAATTATGAAAATACAACAGCTTGAACTTCAGAATTTTCGATGCTTTGAACATAAAATTTTTGAGTTCTCCGATCAATTTAACGTTATTATCGGTGATAATGGTACTGGTAAAACTGCATTTTGTGACGCGATAGGATTGATAATTGCAGTATTTATATATCGTCTTGCTGAGATTAGAGAAAATACATTTCAAGATAAAAGTCGAATCCAAGATTCAGATATTAGACAAGTTAGAAATCAGAAAATTGAATGGAAACTACCTGTTGGATTATTTTGTAAATCTATAATTAACGATGTTCAACTTCAATGGTCAACTACTCGTATAAATTCTAGAATAAATTCTATAAACCAATCTCTAAATATTCTCCAATTTGCAGATTATCTAAGAGAAAAAGTGAACAATTCTCAAAACATCAACCTTCCTTTAGTAGCATATTATGGAACAGGTAGGCTTTGGTGGAAGAGCCAGAATAATCAAGCGTTAGAGGATAATCAAGCGTTAGAGGATATGAGAAATTCACCAACAAGACAATCTCGTTTTTGGGGATACACAGAGTGTCTTGATCGTAGATCAAATTTAATTCTTGATTGGTTTAAATTTGAAATTCGCTTCGGAGAAGGATCTGTAACAACTCATCCAGCAATTTTAAATGCTCTATCTGTTTGTCAAATAGATAATTGGATTGAGATAAAATACGATGATCGTGAAGATAATTTAGTTGTGAGATCCCTGGATGGAAACTCCCAAATTTTTAATAAACTCAGCGATGGTGTAAAAAATATGGTTGCCATGGTTGCCGATATTGCTTATCGTGCAGCAGTCCTCAATCCTCATCTTGAATCTGAAGCTGCGCGACTTACACCAGGTATTGTACTGATTGATGAACTTGATTTACACCTTCATCCCAAATGGCAACGTCGAGTAGTCGAAGATTTAAAAAGAACATTTCCTAACATTCAATTTTTTGCAACTACCCATTCTGAACATATCATCCAATCTTTAAGAGACGGAGAACTTATTGATCTCAATAATCCAGATTTAATACCAGCAGATGAATATGAAAACAAAAATATAGAATACATAACAGAAAATGTTATGCACGTTCCTCATCCATATAGAAATGAACGATACGAAAGGATGATGAAAACAGCAGAAAGATACTATCAAATGTTAGAAAATGCTAATAATTCATCACCAGAAGAATTGGAAAAATTAAAAATGGAACTGGATGAATTAATAGAACCATATAGTGATGATGTTGCCTATCATGCTTTTTTAAAAATGGAACGTCTTGCTAGAGGATTATAAAAATGAGGCCAGTTATTCGAGGTAAGAATACTAAAGTTTTTAAAGATTATAAAAATGCACGAGGAGATTTAATTAATCAACTTGGTGAATACTGTTCTTACTGTGAAATGCGTATTGGCTCATCTATCGCTGTTGAACATATATTACCAAAAGCAAAAGAGCAATTTCCTGATGAAGAAACTAATTGGGAAAATTTGTGTTTAGCTTGTAATAACTGCAATTCAACTAAAAAAGGGGCTATGGATAAGAGATGGAACAGTTCATGGAAACATCTTCACATAACCTCTGCTAAAATAGCCGCTAGAAGTGAATTTTATTGGATTGATCAAGATAATACTTTTCGATGTGTAGAATATAGCCAAGGTGGATTGGTTACGATAAATCCTTCTTTAGGTATTGAAGAACAAAAAGTAGCACAAGCAACTATTGAAATGGTGGGACTTGATAAAACACCTAAGCCTGATATGCAAATGAAAGATCGCCGATGGATAAATCGGAAAGACGCTTGGGATACAGCAGAAAAATATTTAAAAATACTTCGTCAATATAATGATAAAGAATCACTAAAACAAATGCAAGATATCATCGTTAGTCATGCAGTTGATAAGGGATTTTTCTCAGTTTGGATGACAGTATTTAAAGATGATCCTGAAATGCTAAAACGTTTTATTTTTGCATTTCCGGGAACTGCTATAGATTGCTTTGATCAGGAAGGAAAGGCTATTCATCGTCCCAAGGCAAGAATATGAATCACCCCACCACATCATTAACCGAAATCCGCACCGCATTAAAACAAATCTGGGGTTATGAAGATTTTCGTCCTCCACAGGGAGAAATTGTCAAGAATTTATTATCACAAAAAGATGCTTTAATAATTATGCCTACAGGAGGCGGAAAGTCAATTTGCTTTCAACTTCCCGCATTATTAAAAACAGGATTAACTTTAGTAGTTTCTCCCTTGGTAGCACTAATGGAAAACCAAGTAGAAGAACTCAAACAGCAAAATCAAAAAGCTGCACTTTTACATAGTGAATTATCTACATCCCAACGTCGTACAACTTTGCAAGCTTTAGAAAAACAACAATTAAGATTATTATATTTATCACCAGAAACTTTATTGAGTCCCCCGGTTTGGGAAAAATTATCTCATCCCCAATTACAAATTAATGGAATTATCCTTGATGAAGCTCATTGTTTAGTACAATGGGGTGATACTTTTCGTCCAGCTTATCGACGTTTAGGTGCAGTCCGTCCAGCGTTATTAAAATCAAAACCACCAGGAACTAAAATTAGTTTAGCAGCTTTTACTGCAACTGCTGATCCTTCAGCCCAAAAGATTATTTCTACAGTTTTACAATTACAACAACCTGATAATTATAGACTTAATCCTTATCGGAATAATTTACATCTTAGTGTTAAAATTGCTTGGACACCAAAGGGAAGAAAACAACAATTATTAAAGTTTATTCAAAATCGACCAAATCAGGCTGGTTTAATTTATGTCCGCACTCGGAGAGATAGCGAGAATTTAGCCCAGTGGTTAACAGAAATAGGATATAAAACTGCTAGTTATCACGCAGGATTAGGTGCAACAGAAAGACGTGCCGTAGAAGCAAGTTGGTTAGGTGGAAAAATACCATTTGTGGTGTGTACCTGCGCCTTTGGGATGGGTATTAATAAAAGTGATGTGCGCTGGGTTATTCATTTTCATGCACCACATTTATTATCTGAATATGTGCAAGAAATAGGACGTGGAGGTAGAGATGGAAAACCAGCAGAAGCGTTAACTTTAATCAGTGAACCGACGGGATTTTTAGATGCTGATGATAAACAAAGACAGCAATTTTTTCAAGAACAAATGTTGAAGCAACAACAAAAAGCCCAACAATTAGCGAAAAAGTTACCACAACAGGGAGAAGTAACTGCTGTAACGCGACAATTTCCTGATGGTGCAATGGCGCTTTCTTTACTGCATAGTAGTGGACAATTACAATGGCTTGATCCTTTTCATTATACGATTTCTGTAAAGTCAGGAAGTCAGCCGCAAATGCAGTTACAAGCTGCGAAACAAATGAGTGAATATCTGAATACTAAAAAGTGTCGTTGGCAGTTTTTGTTAAATGCTTTTGGTTTTAGTAAAGAAGCTGAAAACTGGCGTTGTGGACATTGTGATAATTGTAAACATCAATAATTTTAGACTAGAGATTCTAAAAAAGGACGCATTCCCCCACTGTATTGTTGGATATATGGAATTTTTAGCACATATCAAATATGTTTACTTAATAAATATGATCAATCACAATTGATCATATTCATCTGGTTCTATATCAGGAACTTTATTTAAAACTTGCTGAAATTTATCCCAACTACCATGTTTAGCTTTTTCATCAATATAATCTTTTGTCATCCATGCTGAAACTTGTGCTGATAGTGCAATGGAAACAAGTTGTTCAAGAGACATATTTTCTTTGTTTGCTAAGGCTTCAACTTGTTTATATAAAGAATCAGGAATTTGCACGTTTAAGTTACTCATGATATTTCTCCTACGATTTGCAAAAATTATTTGGGTAATACAACTTTAATGCCAAATTTATCTGCTGGCTTTAAATCTTTTTGATTGTAAGTAATAATAAAATCAGCTTGTGATTCTACGGCTAAATCTATGATAAAGTCATCATTTGGATCGATGGCTATTGGTCGCCATAAATAAAAAATGGTACGTTTATTGGCAATGGCACAAATAGCTTCTATAATGTTATCAATATCTTCATCATTTAAAGTTAAGAGGTCTTTTTCTCGTTTGAGAATTGCTTCATACTCGAAGATTAAGGTAGTAGAAATATTTAATTGCCAACGGGTATCCTTAAGTATTGTTAAAAGCCTATAGGATGCGCCACGACTTGATATTAGTCCTGATAATAGCACATTTGTATCTAATACAATTTGGTATGGAATTGTCATTTTCTTATAGTTGCTGGACGCTTTTCACTGTTGGCACACGGCTTTGTTTGATATTGTAAAGGGCGGGGAAACCCCGCCCCTACGTTAAAACTGCTGCAAAAAGCGTAAGTCGCTATTATACAAACGGCGAATATCATCAATTTGATGTAACACCATCGCAAAACGTTCTACACCAAAACCGGCGGCAAAACCACTATAAACTTCTGGGTCATAACCCACTGATTTCAGTACATTTGGGTCAACCATTCCGCAACCCATGACCTCTAACCAGCGGCCATTCCACTGTAAATCTACCTCAGCAGAAGGTTCGGTAAAGGGGAAATAACTAGCCCGGAAGCGAATTGGTAAATCGCCAAACATTGCTTGCAAAAACATCTTTACAGTGCCTTTGAGGTCTGTAAAAGTCATTCCTTCATCGATCGCTAAAAGTTCAATTTGATGGAAAACTGCGGAGTGGGTCGCATCTACATCATCTCTTCGGTAAACTCGTCCTGGGGCCACAATCCGAAACGGTGGTTCTTCTTTTTCCATGTAGCGAATTTGCACCGATGAGGTATGAGTCCGCAGTAAATTACCATCTGGCAAGTAGAAAGTATCCTGCATATCACGGGCTGGATGGTCAGGAGGGGTATTCAGGGCTTCAAAATTGTAGTAATCTGTTTCCATCTCTGACCCTTGGGCGACGGTGTAACCCATACCGACGAAGATATCCAGCGCCTGATCAATGATGCCGTTGAGGGGATGTATGCGACCTTGGGGGCGGTAAATACCGGGCATTGTTACATCTAAAGTTTCAGCCTCTAGCTGTGCCTGAATTTGAGCAGATTCTAAAGCAGTGCGTTGCTGGTCGAGACTGTTTTGAATGGCTTCTTTCACTGTATTAGCGATCGCACCAATTTTGGGACGTTCCTCTGCACTCATCTGTCCCATACTGCGTAACAGCGCCCCCAATTGACCTTTTTTGCCCAAATAGTTAACTCTAAGTTCCTCTAGGCGTTCCAGGGTATCAGCAGATGCGATCGCACTTTCTCCCTCTTGTCGCAATGCTAAAAGTTGTTCCTCTAAATTGCTAGTCATTAGTTATTAGTCATTTGTGATTAGTCTATAGTTTATAGTCCCCAGCCACAGACAGAGGGCGTAAACGACCATGATTATATGGTATTATTTCCACCGCCCTAGTTTTTAGCGGAGACTCCTGCCTCTTTGTACTAGCATGGATATACAGCAGAATTCAGGAGTCAGAAGAGTTGTGAGTACCGAGTGCTTGACTCTCCTTCTTACTCATTACTCTGTACTGGCTTGGTGTCTGGCTTTGAATTTAGATTCTGTACATCATTGACCTGCAATCCGCTGTAAGACAATAGAATTTAACTTAGATCTCCCATAACAGAAATTTTATATTCTCTCTTGTGACCAAAAACACTGACAATAGACATTTAACTCATTATTAATGACTAATCACCAATTACCCAAGAACCAATGATCAATCACACATGAAATTATTAATTAGCAACGATGACGGTGTTTCCGCTTTGGGTATACGCACCTTAGCCGACTGTCTGGCACAAGCTGGTCATGACGTTACCGTAGTTTGTCCAGATAGAGAGCGATCAGCAACAGGACACGGATTAACCTTACATCAACCAATTCGTGCCGAAATAGTTGAATCTGTTTTTCATCCCGCCATCAAAGCTTGGGCTTGTGATGGGACACCTTCTGATTGTGTAAAATTAGCATTGTGGGCTTTGCTAGATTCTCCTCCTGACTTGGTGTTATCTGGAATTAACCAAGGTGCCAATTTAGGAACCGAAATTCTGTATTCAGGTACTGTTTCAGCGGCGATGGAAGGTATGATAGAAGGCATTCCTAGTATTGCGCTGAGTCTTACCAGTCATACCCACAGAGACTTTCACCCAGCTGCCAACTTTGCCAAACTCTTAGTTGAGCAGATAGCAGCAGCACCTTTGCCAGACTTAATGTTACTTAACGTCAATATTCCTCCCATAGCCTGGGAAGAAATTGCTGGTGTCACTCTCACTCGTCAGGGAGTACGTCGCTATGTTGATGTTTTCGACAAACGAGTTGATCCGCGTGGCAAAACTTATTACTGGTTAACTGGTGAGGTTTTAGAGGATGTCGAACCACCTGCTGGGTTAAATTTATCCCCAGATATTCCCATTGATGTCAATGTTGTCCGTAATAACTACATCAGTATTACTCCATTGCAATACAATCTTACCTATGCTAATGGACTGGATAAACTATCTACATGGGAGTTTAAATTTCCGTAAATTTTTCAGAGTCTGCTCAAAATTTAGTATTCATTAAATTTACCGCCGTACATCTGAAGTTGCGAATTTAGGAGATATACTGGGATAACTCAATACACATAAATTATGCTAGATCGAAAGTTGTAATATATATTATTACAATATAGTTACGATAAAAATTTATTAAGGTATACATTTTTACTAGTAGAATTGTTATACCCAAGGTTAGTCAGACAGCATAAACTGAAAAAATAAAAAGCATTTTTTGATCGATCGCCAGCTCAGTCCAGCAACCAACACCCATGTCTAGGATAGAGAATCAATTTACAGTTCAATTTTGGGGCGTTAGGGGCAGCATCCCCTGTCCAGGTTCAAATACCGTCCGTTATGGTGGTAATACTCCTTGCGTTGCAATGCAAGTGGGTGGTAAAAACTTAGTTTTTGATTGTGGTACGGGAGTACACGTTTTGGGACAATCTTTATTGCCCCAAATGCCAGTAGAAGGTCATATATTCTTCACCCACTCCCATTGGGATCATATGCAGGGGTTTCCTTTCTTTACCCCAGCCTTTATCAAAGGTAATAAGTTTCATATCTATGGAGCGATCGCACCCGATGGGTCAACCATTGAGCAACGGCTCAATGATCAAATGCTTCATCCCAACTTCCCCGTTCCATTGCAGATTATGCAGGCTAATCTGGAATTTCACAACATTAAAGCCGGCAAACCAATCTACATCGACGACATTATCATAGAAACTGCACCGTTAAACCATCCCGGTGAAGCCGTAGGATATAGAGTGAACTGGCGAGGTGGAGCCGCTGTTTACATCACAGATACAGAGCATTTTCCTGACAAATTAGATGAAAATATTCTCTGGCTATCACGGGATGCCGATATTTTAATTTACGATTCCACCTACACTGACGAAGAATACTATTCTCCAAAATCACCAAAAATTGGCTGGGGACACTCCACTTGGCAAGAAGCAGTCAAAATAGCACAAGCGGCCAACGTCAAAACCCTAGTTATTTACCACCATGATCCAGCCCACAACGATGATTTTTTAGATAATATAGGCAAACAAGCATTTGAAAAATTTCCTGGTGCAATCATGGCAAAGGAAGGATTAGTACTACCAATTCCTGTTTTAGATCCTGTATCAGAATCCTTACCTCTGAGCAAGTAAGTAAGTCTATCGTTGATAATTAAACAAACAAGTCTGTACACTTATTGACAAATATCTATAGGTGTATTATGTATAAGCCTAATAGACATCAACCGAATTTAAATATGCGTTTTCCAGCACCCTTATAGAGACGTTCCATGGAACGTTTCTACATTGTTGTTCACTACCTATGTCTAATGAATTCGCCAAAAAATTAGGTGTTTCTGTAAAAACGATTCAGCAAAAATTTATCGAACAGAATGTTGGGTATTCTGTGGGAGTGACGGATGAATAACCGGGTTTAAGACCCCCACTAAATCGTAGATTTAGTGGACTACCCTTCGGGAACGCCAAGGGCGAATAATCAGTCGCAAATCTGTAGCTTGCTTACCGCAGGGGTATCCTCGACTGATAGCACAGCGTTAGCGAGGAACGAGCGTCTAGCTTCTGACTCCTTCTTCAATATTTCTGCGTCTTATTCCTCTGTCCTCTGCCTTTCTTCCGTCATTTGTAGATTTTAGATTAAATTGGTGATCAGAGAGCTAACAGCGCCATAGCCTACCTATTGGTGAAGTGGCAATTACTGGTAGATCAGCTTTTTGGCTTCACCAGCAGGCCAAACAAGCCTCTAGAAGCCTCTCAAGCTGCTGAGGATAGGTAAACGTCCTACAGCAAAAATATAAGCAACTGAGAGGTCGCCAAGCGCTGATAGCTAAAAATAAACCTAAAATCCCAGAATCCACGTGCTAAATTTGTCTCAAAATGGGTGTTCTGTGTGGGTTGCTTCTTCGACCGAATTGGCTCGAACACCGACTGCGATCGCTCTTGGTAAATTTGATGGTGTTCATATTGGTCATCAAAAGGTAATTCAACCAGTTTTGCAGTCAGCAAGGGGTGAAGATGGGCGAGGAACTGGGGAGAAAATACCAGAAGGCGCACCTATTCATCCTAGTCAATCATCAACTTTGCCATCATCCTCAGGACATATATATTCAACAGTTGTCACCTTTGATCCTCATCCCCAGGAATTTTTTACAGGTCAACCCCGTGCTTTGTTGACACCACTTGATGAAAAAGTTCAACAATTGCGATCGCTTGGAGTAGAACAATTAGTACTATTACCCTTCGACAAAGAACTATCTGCCCTATCACCCCAAGATTTCGTCGCCAAAATCCTCGTCCAACAACTACAATGTCAAAAAATTAGCGTTGGGCAAGATTTCTGTTTTGGGAAAAAGCGCATGGGTACTGCCCAAGATTTGCAAATACTCGCTGCCCAGTACAATATACCTGTAACCATTGTTCCCTTACAAACTGATACAGGCGACTTGCTCAAAAATAGCAGTTGTAGCAATACCGAGCCAATTGAAGATGGTCGCATTAGCACTTCCTTAATTCGCCAAACTTTAGAAGCAGGCGATATTCAACGAGCCAACCGCTTACTAGGAAGACCTTATACACTCACAGGTGTAGTCATACCAGGTCAACAGTTGGGTAGAACCATTGGCTTTCCCACCGCCAACCTGCAACTACCAAAAGATAAATTTTTACCCCTTCAAGGAGTTTATGCAGTGCGGGTGATCATCCTCAACGAAACGCCAGAAAATCTGCCTATACAGAACTTAGGTGTCATGAATATCGGCAATCGCCCCACTGTCAACGGTACTCATTCTTCAGTAGAAGTACACTTGTTAGATTGGTCTGGTGATTTATATGGAAAAAACTTGGTAGTACAGCTAGTAAAATTTTTGCGTCCCGAACAAAAATTTCCTGCCCTAGAAGCCCTAAAAACCCAAATCCAACTTGACTGTACAGTAGCTAGAGAAATTTTGAGTACACAATGCTGAATTTGGAATGTTAATTGGGAACAATGTATGGTAAAGGGTGATTGGTAATGGGTAATAGGTGATTGGAGGGACGAGAAAAATAAATATTCCCCCTCATCTCCCTCATCTTCCCCAGTCCCCAGTCCCCAGTCCCCACCTCCCCAATTCCCCAACCCCAGTGCATGAGAGAAAAAATTGACGCTTTAACACAAAATCTGGCTCGTACCATCGTTGGTAAAAATGAAGCAATACATTTAGTGATAATTGCTTTGTTGAGTGGTGGTCATGCCTTGCTAGAAGATGTTCCTGGGGTTGGTAAAACCCTACTCGCCAAATCTTTAGCTCGGTCTGTAGATGGTAAATTTCAAAGGTTACAGTGTACCCCCGATTTGTTACCAACTGACATCACTGGCACTAATATTTGGAATCCTAAAAGCGGCGAATTTAGTTTTCTCCCTGGGCCAATATTTGCCAATGTGCTGTTAGCTGACGAAATTAACCGTGCTACCCCCCGCACCCAGTCAGCATTGCTGGAAGTGATGGAAGAAAATCAGGTAACAGTTGATGGTGTCTCCCGTGCAGTTCCTCAGCCCTTCTTTGTCATTGCTACCCAGAACCCCATTGAGTACCAAGGTACTTTTCCTTTGCCCGAAGCACAAATGGATCGGTTTATGTTGTCCTTAAGCTTGGGATATCCTTCTGAGTCAGACGAATTGGGAATGTTGCAAAACCTGCAAAATGGGATTCAGGTAGCTGATTTGCAGCCTTGTATCACCTTGGACGAAATAGCTCAGTTACGGCAACTTTGTTCGCAAGTAAAAGTAGAAATATCTTTGCAGCAATATATTTTAGAATTAGTGCGAGCAACTAGAGAGGATGAAGAAATCACTCTTGGTGTTAGTCCTCGTGGGACTGTGGCATTACAAAAAGCCAGTCAAGCACGAGCTTTTATGTTAGGGCGAGATTATGCTATTCCCGATGATGTGAAGTTTCTTGCACCTTACGTTATGTCTCATCGCCTGATTCCTAGAGGTGGCAGGAATTCTAGGACTATAGTAGATCGTTTATTGCGAACTGTGTCGATTCCTTAGTTTTGAAACCTTGCGATCGCGCTACAATCAATAGTAACAGCACAAAAGAAGCGATCGCACTACAACAGGATTTACGCAACTGACATATAGATTTTTGATGTGACACTTGCGTAAGTCTTACACAAAAAACTATTCACAGCATTAAAATGAATTACCCAATGGTGGCTACAAAAATTAATTAAACAAAAAATTACAAATAATAATTATGGAAGACCTTTTAAGACTTAAAGAAAGAATTGAAATCGCCTTAGAATTAGGTGAAAGTTATTATCGTGAATTTAAAAGTGCATTACAAGGTCATGCAAATGACAAAAAGCCCCGTGATTTAAAAGAAATTTGTGCTGATATAGCAAAAACCTTGGTGGCATTTGCCAATGCTGACGGTGGGGAACTTTTTGTGGGTATAGAAGATAATAATATGGTGACAGGCTTGCCTTTTACAGAAGAAAAAATAAACGCTATTTTAAATGCACCTGAAAATTATGTTTTGAAAGATACACCACTATCTATTAAGCGTAAAAATCTTATTGACTATGAAGGAAAAAAAGTAGCTTATTTTTCCATTGATAAAGGTGCTACATTTGTTCATCAAACATCAAAAGGAGAATGTTTTCAACGCAAAGATCGAGAAAGTGTACCAACTTCTGCTGATAGTATTAGATTCTTGAGAGAAGAAGCCATTTCTAGAGAATATGATAGACAATTTGTAGATTTGGCAAGTGTAAGAGACTTAGACTTAGAGTTGGTAGCAACGGTTGCACAAGAAATCACTAAAATTAAATCTATTTCACCGGAAAAGTTCTTACAGTATGCTGAATTAGCAGAATTTGATGGAGATCGTTTAAGGTTAAGACGAGCAGCCTTATTGTTATTTGCAAAAAATCCTACCAAATGGCATCCTCGATTACAAGTAAGAATATTAAGGATAAACGGAACTGAAGAAAAACCTGCTCCTGACTATAACATCAATGAAGTAGCAGAGGTAACGGGTAATATATTTAAACTTGTGGAAGATAGTTGGGAAGCACTGAGACCGGCTTTAACAGAAACACGTTATTCAAGTGATGGACTATTTAAAACACAAGTAATTTATCCCGAACTTGCTTGCAGAGAAGCCTTAATCAATGCAATCACCCACCGAGATTATAGCATTGAAGGTCGTGGAATTGAAATCAGAAGATTTGACGATAGGTTAGAGGTACTTAGTCCAGGAAAATTATTATCTAAATATACTATTGAAGATTTGAAAGAACTCAAAGGCGCACATGAAACCAGAAATACCTATGTCGCTAGAGTTTTAAGAGAGTTTGGCTATATCCGCGAACTTGGTGAAGGCATTAGAAGGATGTTTGCTTTAATGAAAAGCAATGAATTGGTTGAACCAGAAATTTCTTCACCTAATAAATCATTTATTGTCTCACTATTTCATAAATTTATCTATACCAAAGAAGAGAAAATGTGGTTAGATAATTTTGAGCATTTACAACTTTCTAGAGAGCAGAAAACTATAGTTAAGTTGGGAATTAATGGCAGATTAATTTCTCCAAAGGAGATTTTTGAAAATGTGGGTATTTTAGATACTGATTATTATCGTCAATTGGTAGAAGGTTTAAGAAAAATTGGTATTTTGGTTAGCGAGGTTTCATCTGATGAAGCAACAAGACTTGCTAAAAAACAAAATATTTCTAAAAAAAGCATTGCTCGATTTAAAATTCAATTACCTTATAATGTGATAGATACTGCAAAAGTATCTGGAAGTAATGATACTTCAGATTATGCAAAAATATTTATTGGTAATGTTGATTTTAATGCTGATGAGCAGGATTTAGAAACATTATTTAGTCAATTTGGTGAAAT includes:
- a CDS encoding 2-isopropylmalate synthase; the protein is MSNQADRIIIFDTTLRDGEQCPGATLNIDEKLIIAKQLARLGVDIIEAGFAFASPGDFEAISKIAQTVGIEDGPVICSLARARHDDIKAAAEAIKPAAKRRIHTFIATSDIHLQYKLKKTRPEVIAIAEEMVAYAKTFTDDVEFSPEDAGRSDPEFLYQVLERAIAAGATTVNIPDTVGYTTPSEFGNIIKGITEHVPNIDKAIISVHGHNDLGLAVANFLEAVKNGARQLECTINGIGERAGNAALEELVMALHVRRQYFNPFFGRPADSQESLTNIDTKQIYKTSRLVSNLTGMLVQPNKAIVGANAFAHESGIHQDGVLKNKLTYEIMDAQLIGLTDNQIVLGKHSGRNAFGTRLKELGFELSETELNKAFVRFKELGDKKKEISDWDLEAIVNDEIQQAPELFRVELVQVSCGSNAKPTATVTLRTPDGEELTDAAIGTGPVDAVYKAINRVVNVPNELIEFSVQSVTGGIDALGEVTIRLKYESRVFSGHAANTDIIVASAQAYVNALNRLYGALQQNPKEEVTA
- a CDS encoding putative toxin-antitoxin system toxin component, PIN family; this translates as MTIPYQIVLDTNVLLSGLISSRGASYRLLTILKDTRWQLNISTTLIFEYEAILKREKDLLTLNDEDIDNIIEAICAIANKRTIFYLWRPIAIDPNDDFIIDLAVESQADFIITYNQKDLKPADKFGIKVVLPK
- a CDS encoding HNH endonuclease — translated: MRPVIRGKNTKVFKDYKNARGDLINQLGEYCSYCEMRIGSSIAVEHILPKAKEQFPDEETNWENLCLACNNCNSTKKGAMDKRWNSSWKHLHITSAKIAARSEFYWIDQDNTFRCVEYSQGGLVTINPSLGIEEQKVAQATIEMVGLDKTPKPDMQMKDRRWINRKDAWDTAEKYLKILRQYNDKESLKQMQDIIVSHAVDKGFFSVWMTVFKDDPEMLKRFIFAFPGTAIDCFDQEGKAIHRPKARI
- a CDS encoding DUF29 family protein, with the protein product MEEILELRQLLEQGKISEALLLVDELEEMSLSDKINKIDSYGVILLIHLIKQKAEKRSTRSWEISIENAVREINKINKRRKSGGVYLNQTELMEIFQQGYQVALKRAALEAFEGRYETEELAAMVVKQEILTQALELIKVG
- a CDS encoding AAA family ATPase, with translation MKIQQLELQNFRCFEHKIFEFSDQFNVIIGDNGTGKTAFCDAIGLIIAVFIYRLAEIRENTFQDKSRIQDSDIRQVRNQKIEWKLPVGLFCKSIINDVQLQWSTTRINSRINSINQSLNILQFADYLREKVNNSQNINLPLVAYYGTGRLWWKSQNNQALEDNQALEDMRNSPTRQSRFWGYTECLDRRSNLILDWFKFEIRFGEGSVTTHPAILNALSVCQIDNWIEIKYDDREDNLVVRSLDGNSQIFNKLSDGVKNMVAMVADIAYRAAVLNPHLESEAARLTPGIVLIDELDLHLHPKWQRRVVEDLKRTFPNIQFFATTHSEHIIQSLRDGELIDLNNPDLIPADEYENKNIEYITENVMHVPHPYRNERYERMMKTAERYYQMLENANNSSPEELEKLKMELDELIEPYSDDVAYHAFLKMERLARGL
- a CDS encoding RecQ family ATP-dependent DNA helicase — its product is MNHPTTSLTEIRTALKQIWGYEDFRPPQGEIVKNLLSQKDALIIMPTGGGKSICFQLPALLKTGLTLVVSPLVALMENQVEELKQQNQKAALLHSELSTSQRRTTLQALEKQQLRLLYLSPETLLSPPVWEKLSHPQLQINGIILDEAHCLVQWGDTFRPAYRRLGAVRPALLKSKPPGTKISLAAFTATADPSAQKIISTVLQLQQPDNYRLNPYRNNLHLSVKIAWTPKGRKQQLLKFIQNRPNQAGLIYVRTRRDSENLAQWLTEIGYKTASYHAGLGATERRAVEASWLGGKIPFVVCTCAFGMGINKSDVRWVIHFHAPHLLSEYVQEIGRGGRDGKPAEALTLISEPTGFLDADDKQRQQFFQEQMLKQQQKAQQLAKKLPQQGEVTAVTRQFPDGAMALSLLHSSGQLQWLDPFHYTISVKSGSQPQMQLQAAKQMSEYLNTKKCRWQFLLNAFGFSKEAENWRCGHCDNCKHQ